The genome window aggcactgtatacagagtTTTTAAAGGGGTATTGAAAGTGTAGTTATTCAGTATTTTGCCACCTGTCTGTTCAAATATATGCACAaacatacactacatatacaaaagtatgtggacaccccttaaaatgaatggattcggctatttcagccacaccgttgctgttcaggtgtataaaatagagcacacagccatgcaattcccatagacaaacattgacagtagaatggccttactgaagagctcagtgtctttcaacgtggcaccgtcataggattccaccttttcaacaagtcagttacatttctgccctgctagagctgcctcgatcaactgtaagtgctgttattgtgaagtggaaacgtctaggagcaacaacggttcagccgcgaagtggtaggcctcacaagctcacagaacgggaccactgagtgctgaagcgtgtagcgtgtaaaaattgtctgtccttggttgtaacactcacttccaagttccaaactgcctgtttcagtatgacaatgcccacgtacacaaagcgaggtccatacagaaatggtttgtcaagatcgttgtggaagatcttgactggcctgcacagagccctgacctcaaccacatcgaacacctttgggatgaattgaaacgccgactgcaagccaggtctaatcgccaaacatcagtgcccgacctcactaatgctcttgtggctgactggaagcaagtccccgcagtaatgttccaacatctagtggaaagccttcccagaagagtggaggctgttatagcagcaaaggggggaccaactccatattaatgcccatgattttggaatgagatgttcgacgagcagttgtccgcatacttttggtcatgtagtgtatattaacCCATTTATATGATGTAAAGCGTTTTAATATTTTCTTTTCTCTTCTTTCCTTCTGTCTCATGAGAAGAAAAATTATCTTGGGAGAATGACCATAATGTCCCCGTCTGTGGCTCTTGCTCCCTCGTCCTCCGCGACAACTCTGTCCACATCACATCTGAAGGCTTCTACTACTTCTATGTCCAGGTCACCTTCACTAGGCAcaccaggggagaggagaagaggaaggtgACTCTGTTCAAAAATGGCATTACAAATAAGACCGTGCAAAGGACACTGAGTGAAGCCGTGTATCACGGAGAGAAAGAGGGCACTGTATTCATGTCCAGGATGGTTAAGCTCCAAAAAGGTAACAGTCTCAGCCTTGAGATAACATCCAAGAATAATAGTTTTAGGTATGGGGGAGAGAATACCTACTGGGGGGCATATCAGCTCCCCCCATATTGAGCCAACAGACATTGTTATTGAGACTTAGTTCAAGATTGAACCAAAAAAACTGTTAAAACATTGTTTTTAAAAAAGTGTGTGGTAGTTACTAAACTGAATTTATTTTGTGAAAACTGTAACTGTTATGCATATGCATTGTTTGTTTTGCTGAACAGATTTGATTACATAATGAGATAACAGAATACATTGTCAAactatgtatttgtgtgtgtgtgtgtgatttcttGTGATATTAATGGTATCTGTCATGATGTGAATTAGTCGATGCTAGATATTATAGATGATAAATAGATTTGATATGGACACAGTGGTCGTGTCTGAATACCCATACTACTGTACTAAATAGTATGCAAAAAAAAGAACTTTATATAGTATCTGAAATGTCTAAAATAGTACTCCGAATGCATCATCTAATGGGCGATTTGCGTTGATTCCCACCGTTTATTCATTTTGGTACAGCGCGTCAATTTATCtaattatcagctgttgtcaaacacgAGAGTTGGAAAAGATGAGTGAATTCTACTAGATCAAATGCCAAAATTACTTACAGTTTTAAGTATGCCACTATTCACTTTTATCATCCattgtttacatttttgtaatttagcatTCAAGAGCGACTCCCATTCTTCTccactggtcccccatgggaattgaacccacaaccctggtattgtaagcgccatgctctaccaactgagccacacaggaggTAGCACTTACCACATGGTGGCGCTACCACACTACAGAGAAAAGGCAGATGTCCTTCTCTGTCACTTTTGAGATGGATTCTGCTGCTATCATAGACTCAGCTTATTCAGAGACATGCAAACCAGGTCTGAAAATACATGTACCTATTAGCATTAGAAAACTGATGTAACAGAAACACACGTCAGTACTGAGTTATCATTTGCCGAAAGCTAACCAACTGGACATAAACATGGTTGAATCAATGTGATGATGTTTAATCAAAgtagaaaactgattggatttggggAGAcaaaaaattcacccaacttttaacctaaatcaaaTGACaaggtgaaatgttttgttgatttctcGTTGAATTCAGgatagttgacaactcaaccaaatgtaaataaaaactagacattgaactgatgacttaaatgacttaaatgtaaatgtaaactgaagtctgtgcccagtgggaatgcACTGACACTTTAGTTGCCCATAGTACATATAGAATCAAACAGGAACTAGCGATTGAAAACACTCAAAACAGGAAGCCACAAAGTTGTCTGTGTCAGATTAGTCATAGCTCCTATTCCTCTAATCATCTCTCCACAGAAATCTGCAATTGTACACACTTATTCACatagcagctagctactgtattcaacttcctctaaccctgtctgggctgggcgtctcaggctctgcacactatTGGATTGCATAATACCTGGCAGGCTGCTCCTACCaagtgacgtggagaggatctgtcaATATGTAGCTATGGGGAGAGTCATAGactgtttcgtcaacatgaaagagaggaggataccattggtgtttctctacaagtagggtgtcaacatgtttttctacttgcacgaaagCGCACACACAAGGcctcagggccagacggattaccaggatgtgtactgcgagcatgcgctgaccaactggcaagtgtcttcactgacattttcaacctctccctgtccgagtctgtaataccaacatgttttaagaagacaaccatagtgcctgtgcccatgaacactaaggtaacctgcctaaatgactaccgacccgtagcactcacatctgtagccaagtgctttgaaaggctggtcatggctcacatcaacaccattatcccagaaaccctagatctactccaatttgcataccgcctcaacagatacacagattatgcaatctctattgcactccacactgccctttcccacctggacaaaaggaacacctatgtgagaatgctattcattgactacagctcagcgttcaacaccatagtgccctcaaagctcatcaataagctaaggcccctgggactaaacacctccctttgcaactggatcctggacttcctgatgtgcCGCCCCCAGGtcgtaagggtaggtaacaacacatccgccacgctgatcctcaacacaggggcccctcaggggtgcgtgctcagccccctcctgtactccctgttcactcatgactgcacggccaggcacgactccaacaccatcattaagtttgccaatgaatcaccgacaacgacgagacagcctatagggaggaggtcagagaccttgctgtgtggtgccaggagaacaacctctccctcaacgtgatcaagacaaaggagatgattgtggactacaggaaaaagaggaccgagcacccccattttcatcgacggggctgcagtggagcaggttgagagcttcaagttccttggtgtccacatcaccaacaaactaacatcgtccaagcacaccaagacagttgtgaagagggcatgacaaaacctactccccctcaggagtttgaaaagatttggcatgggccctcagatcctcaaaaggttcgacagctgcaccatcgagagcatcctgactggttgcatcactgcctggtatggcaactgctcggcctttgaccacaaggcactacagagtgcgaacggcccagtacatcactggggccaagctccctgccatccaggacctctacaccaggtggtgttagaggaaggccctaaaaattgtcaaagactccagccaccctagtcatagactgttctctctgctaccgcaaggcaagcagtaccggtgcgccaagtctaggtccaagaggcttctaaacagcttctacccccacgccataagactcctgaacacctaatcaaatggctacccagactatttgcattgccccccgccccgatcttttacaccgctgctactgtTGTTATCATCActtaaataactctacctacagttgaagtcggaagtttacatacaccttagccaaatacatttaaactcagtttttcacaattcctgacatttattcctagtaaaaattccctgccttaggtcaattaggatcaccacttcattttaagaatgtgaaatgtcagaataatagtagagagaatggtttatttcagcttttatttctttcatcacattcccagcaggtcagaagtttacatacactcaattagtatttggtagcattgcctttaaattgtttaacttgggtcaaatgttttgggtagccttccacaagcatcccacaataagttgggtgaattttgtcccattcctcctaacagagcttgtgtaactgagtcaggtttgtaggcctccttgctcgcacacgctttttcagttctgcccacaaatgttctatgggattgaggtcaggtttTGTgttggccacttcaataccttgactttgttgtccttaagccattttgccacaactttggaagtatgcttggggtcattgtccatttggaagacccatttgtgaccaagctttaacttcctgctgtcttaagatgttgcttcaagatatccacatcattttctgtcctcatgatgccatctattttgtgaagtgcacaagtccctcctgcagcaaaccacccccacaacatgatgctgccacccccgtgcttcacggttgggatgatgttcttcggcttgcaatcatccccctttttcctccaaacataactatggtcaatatggccaaacatttctatttttgtttcatcagaccagaggacatttctcttaaaagtacgatctttgtccccatgtgcagttgcgaaccgtagtctggcttttttatggcggttttggagcagtggcttcttccttgctgagcggcctttcaggtcatgtcaatataggactcgttttactgtggatacagatacttttgtacctgtttcctccagcatcttcacaaggtcctctgctgttgttctgggattgatttgcaattttcgcaccaaagtaagttaatctctaggagacagaacgcgtctccttcctgagcggtatgacggctgcgttgtcccatggtgtttatacttcggtactattgtttgtacagatgaacgtggtaccttcaggcatttggaaattggtctcggctgatttcttttgattttcccattatgtcaagcaaagaggcactgagtttgaaggtaggccttgaaatacatccacaggtacccctccaattgactcaaatgatatcgattagcctatcagaagcttctaaagccatgacatcattttctggaattttccaagctgtttaaaggcgcagtcaacttagtgtatgtaaacttctgacccactggaattgtgatacagtgaattataagtgaaataatctgtaaacaattgttggaaaaattacttgtgtcatgcacatagtagatgccctaaccgacttgccaaaactatagtttgttaacaagaaatttgtggagtggttgaaaaacaagttttaatgactccaacctaagtgtatgtaaacatccaacttttttattttatccttatttaactaggcaagtcagttaagaacaaattcttaatttcaaTGACGCCCTgtcttgttcaggtgcagaacgacagatttgtaccttgtcagctcggggatttgaacttgcaaccttccggttactagcccaacactctaaccactaggctatcctgccgacttcaactgtatatgtacatattacctcaactaaccggtgcgaccgcacattgattctgtaccggtacccccctgtatatagtctcgctattgttattttactgctgctctttaattacttattacttaaaaaaaaaaatcttatccgtattttttttaactgcattgttggttaggggctcgtaagtaagcatttcactgtaaggtctactcattgtattcggcacatgtgacaaataaaatttgatttgatttgaaatcagaccatggacagccacatcatatgctttctggacttcaccggacagaggttgttctccggttttgtgattaaaacaaaggtgtggttgactttattctgccactgtttcTTCTTATTTTCTTGTCCTTaggcctatacagtgcattcggaaagtattcagaccccttccgttTTTCCACATTAGTTTAACATGTACTAAATGAATtgctttcctcatcaatctatacacaacacccataatgacaaagcgaaaacaggtttttggatatttttgcacatttataaaagtaaaaaacagataccttatttacataagtattcagaccctttgctatgagactcgaaattgagctcaggtgcatcctgtttccattgatcatccttgagatgtttctacaacttgattggagtccacctgtgacaaatttaattgattgaacatgatttggaaaggcacagacctgtctatataaggtcccacagttgacatgaggtcgaaggaattgtctgtagagctccgagacaggattgtgtcgaggcacaggggagggtaccaaaaaatgtctgcagcattgaacgtccccaagagcacagtgtcctcatcattcttaaatggaagaagtttggaaccaccaagactcttcctatagctggtcgcctggccaaactgagcaatcgggggagaagagcctttggtcactctgacagagctccagatttcctttttggaaatgggagaaccttccagaaggacaaccatctctgcagcactccaccaatcaggccttgtgtggccagacggaagccactcctcagtataaggcacatggagtttggagtttgccaaaaggcactcaaaggactctcagaccatgagaaataagattatctggtctgatgaaaccaggattTAACTatctggtaccatccctacggtgaagcatgatgttggcagcatcatgctctccgcaaggcaatcaaacaggctaagtctcagtacagagacaaaatcgagtcgaaattcaacagctcagacacaagaggtatgtggcagggtctacagtcaatcacggattacaaaaagaaaaccagccccgtcgaggaccaggatgtcttgctcccagacaggctaaacaacttttttgcccgctttgaggacaatacagtgccactgacacggccccctaccaaaacctgcgggctctccttcactgcagccgaggtgagtaaaacatttaaacgtgttaaccctcgcaaggctgcaggcccagacggcattcccagccgcgtcctcagagcatgcgcagaccagctggctggtgtgtttacggacatattcaatcaatccttatcccagtctgctgttcccacatgcttcaagagggccaccattgttcctgttcccaagaaagctaaggtaactgagctaaacgactaccgccccgtagcactcacttccgtcatcatgaagtgctttgagagactagtcaaggaccatatcacctccaccctaccggacaccctagacccactccaatttgcttaccgacccaataggtccacagacgacgcaatcgcaaccacactgcacactgccctaacccatctggacaagaggaatacccatgtgagaatgctgttcatcgattacagctcagcatttaacaccatagtaccctccaaactcgtcatcaagctcgagaccctgggtctcgaccccgccctgtgcaactgggtcctggacttcctgacgggccgcccccaggtggtgagggtaggtaacaacatctccaccccgctgatcctcaacactggggccccacaagggtgcgttctgagccctctcctgtactccctgttcacccacgactgcgtggccatgcacgcctccaactcaatcatcaagtttgcggatgacactacagtggtaggcttgatcaccaacaacgacgagacggcctacagggaggaggtgagggccctcggagtgtggtgtcaggaaaataacctcatactcaacgtcaacaaaacaaaggagatgattgtggacttcaggaaacagcagagggagcacccccctatccacatcgacgggtcagtagtggagaaggtggaaagttttaagttcctcggtgtacacatcacggacaaactgaattggtccacccacacagacagcgttgtgaagaaggcgcagcagcgcctcttcaacctcaggaggctgaagaaattcggcttgtcaccaaaagcactcacaaacttctacagatgcacaatcgagagcatcctgtcgggctgtatcaccgcctggtacggcaactgctccgcccacaaccgtaaggctctccagagggtagtgaggtctgcagaacgcatcaccaggggcaaactacctgccctccaggacacctacaccacccgatgtcacaggaaggccataaagatcatcaaggacaacaaccacccaagccactgcctgttcaccccgctatcatccagaaggcgaggtcagtacaggtgcatcaaagcagggaccgagagactgaaaaacagcttctatctcaaggccatcagactgttaaacagccaccactaacatttagcggccgctgccaacatactgactcaactccagccactttaaaaatgggaattgatggaaattatgtaaaaatgtaccactagccactttaagcaatgccacttaatacaatgtttacataccctacattacccatctcatatgtatatactgtactctatatcatctactgcatcttgccatctttatgcaatacatgtaccactagccactttaaactatgccactttatgtttacataccctacagtactcatctcatacgtatataccgtactctataccatctactgcatctgccatgccgttctgtaccaccactcattcatatatctttatgtacatattctttatcccttcacacttgtgtgtgtgtgtaaggtagtagtgtggaattgttaggttagattactgttggttattactgcattgtcggaactagaagcacaagcatttcgctacactcgcattaacatctgctaaccatgtgtatgtgactaataaaatttgatttgatttgatttgatttgatcatgctgtggggatgtttttcagcggcagggactgggagactagtcagaatcgagagTAAGACGAACGgagccaagtacagagagatccttgatgaaaacctgctccagagtgctcaggacctcgactggggcaaaggttcaccttccaacaggacaatgagcctaagcacacatccaagacaacgcaggagtggcttcggacaagtttctgaatgtccttgagtggcccagccagagcctggacttgaacacgatcgaacatctctggagagacctgaaaatagctgtgcagcgaccctcccgatcgaacctgacagagcttgagaggatctgcagagaagattgggagaaactccccaaatacaggtgtgccaagcttgtagcattatacccaagaagactggaggcagtaatcgctgcctaaggttcttcaacaaagtactgagtaaacggtctgaatacctttgtaaatgttatatttaagttttttatttgtaataaattagcaacattttcgaaaaacctgtttttgctttgtcattatggggtattgagtgtagattgatgagggtaaacaactatttaatccattttagattaaggttCTAACATGtgagaaaagtcaaggggtctgaatactttctgaatgcactgtatatcacggTATATGAACTAACATCTTacagagcaaacaacacaattatcacaacacgtAGGTTGTAATATGTACATTCTTTCTGGCGTGGTGTCCCCagggattttacccacgcactgtctcctatcattgctatgcaggtGACACTAAACAATTTTTCGtccccttctgacacccaagCGTAGAGacacatctctgcgtgcctggcagatatctcagcctggatgtcggcccaccacctcaagctcaacctcatcAGGACGGagttgctcttcctcccggggaaggcctggCCGCTACAGggcctctccatcacggttgacaacttcACGGTCTCTCCCTctgagtgcaaagaaccttggcgtgaccctggacaaccctgtcgttctctgcaaacatcaaagcagtgactcgctcctgcaagTTCATTCTCTACAACATCTGTAGAGtatgaccctacctcacacaggaagcggagcaggtcctaatccaggcacttgccatctcccgtctggactactgccaCTACACTGGTCTTTAAGTCCCTTACTGGTCTTTATGCAAACATTTTCTACAGGACGTTCTGGCAAcattcaaaatgttctacagcgcAGGAGCATACTCACCATCGTCTGAAATTAACTAaatctacctccatccctcctgtTTGATGAAATCCTTTCAATCAGGTTTGGTGATGAAATAAAGGGATGTCCTTGCTGATCTGCAATACAGGGATATTTGCTTCTTCTGTCGTAAGAATCAAAGCAATAGTTGATTATCACTTCCTTACTGTTGTGGTTTCCCTCCTGAGCATTTTTAATTTCATCTCCTGTTTTCAGGACCTACTTCCTGCTTTTctcagtcagttcatcctaaagTACAGTTACATTCTGAGTAGTTAACATTCATTTATCTACAGACAGATCCTATGAATGAACTACGTGACAAATACAGATGATGAGCCTGTCCTTCAATCATGTGAGGACCATGAGACACAGTATAGTGGCGTGCGGTGAGGTCAATGGCTGGGTAGGCACTGGCTATTATCAAAGCCAGATTTACTCACAAGTAAACCTTTATTAAGGCCAAGTCCACCAAACAAAAGCTGGCTCCAACAACCAGAGTGACATAGGCTATTGTgccccatgaggcggcgcacaattggcccagcgtcgtccgggttatgggagggtttggccggccaggatgtccttgtcccgtcACGCTGTAGCtactccttgtggcaggctggGCTGGGTGCATGTACGCTGACTATGGTCACCAGCTGTacgatgtttcctccgacacattgatgcggctggcttccgggtgtCAAGAAGTGCGGCTTGGCAAGATCGTgtttttcggaggacgcacggctctcgaccttcgcctctcccgagtccgtacaggagttgcagcgatgagacaagactggaactaccaattggatatcacgaaattggggagaaaaaggggtgaaAAAAAACAAGGTCACATTATACAGTATGTTGGAATATTTGAGTGTGTGGGTCACAATTTATTTTCTTTCTCCTTACCTCATGAGATGATCTGCATTTGACTACAAAAATCATTTCAGAATTAGGATTTTTTTCAAATTGCTTTATCAGGAAGGTGGAAGCAGGTGGCAAAGAGTGTAGGAACTGGGAGAGAGATCACACAAATAGAACTTCAGGTTCAATTCACGGAAGCAGATCTCAAATTAAGATCGgaagtgaaatatatattttctgtCAGCAATACTCCATTTCCAGTATATGAATCCATGTCAAGTTACAAATGCACAAGAAATGGTGATGTCCATGAGACAAACAGTAGCATAAGCTGTTCATCAAATTTACAGACCTATTGATCACTGGACAGGAAAACCTATATATGCCTGGACTGGATACTATCCTGTGGGCAGCCGCGAGGAGACATTAACTAGGTAAAAGGTAACGTACAGCCACAGGTCATGTACAGGT of Salvelinus alpinus chromosome 4, SLU_Salpinus.1, whole genome shotgun sequence contains these proteins:
- the LOC139573795 gene encoding uncharacterized protein isoform X1, whose translation is MNSQQPTSRYLLLHVWCGFLTVAMGFMVAVLTTVQINSADKNHLPESKEENQHPTNGSFLAQLNSSKDGSFLAQLNSSKDGSFLAQLNSSKAPRLSYIQLTMEKLSWENDHNVPVCGSCSLVLRDNSVHITSEGFYYFYVQVTFTRHTRGEEKRKVTLFKNGITNKTVQRTLSEAVYHGEKEGTVFMSRMVKLQKGNSLSLEITSKNNSFRYGGENTYWGAYQLPPY
- the LOC139573795 gene encoding uncharacterized protein isoform X2 produces the protein MNSQQPTSRYLLLHVWCGFLTVAMGFMVAVLTTVQINSADKNHLPESKEENQHPTNGSFLAQLNSSKDGSFLAQLNSSKAPRLSYIQLTMEKLSWENDHNVPVCGSCSLVLRDNSVHITSEGFYYFYVQVTFTRHTRGEEKRKVTLFKNGITNKTVQRTLSEAVYHGEKEGTVFMSRMVKLQKGNSLSLEITSKNNSFRYGGENTYWGAYQLPPY